A genomic stretch from Thermoanaerobaculia bacterium includes:
- a CDS encoding sensor histidine kinase: MSEPADTLARLAAQMKSRREGILRSWRDIVRADPELTSSTALSRSQFRDHLPAILEGYEQTLVAGEHGVLGKAAAEGHEGSEHGKHRWLQGYALKEVIREWGHLYLLLVSELEEFVARNPEADREAMSTARYALAVLSTEGVSESASEFARMHQAEAAAQVRDLETGLENSRKILREQAMKMREAAHDLRGGLGIVTSAVELLGRADLPASTREQFSSMVQRAVDTQANLLTELMDLARLQAGQETRQIAPFDAAAELARIGSNAQAAALEKGLYLRTEGPASLPVEGDRVKFGRIVQNLLLNALKYTRQGGVTISWGPSRNNDPNRWTLSVEDTGPGFHAGPGGPLAGALKDATDDSLAVEREAAGRPPAPEAPIDTRPDRQRSGEGIGLSITKRLCELLDATLELESHIDKGTVFRVLFPRRYDES; this comes from the coding sequence ATGAGCGAGCCCGCCGATACCCTGGCGCGACTGGCCGCGCAGATGAAGTCCCGCCGCGAGGGAATTCTCCGTTCCTGGCGGGACATCGTGCGCGCCGACCCGGAGCTGACCAGCTCGACCGCGCTTTCCCGCAGCCAGTTTCGCGACCATCTTCCGGCGATCCTGGAGGGGTACGAGCAGACCCTCGTCGCGGGAGAGCATGGCGTTCTCGGCAAAGCCGCCGCGGAAGGCCACGAGGGAAGCGAGCACGGGAAACATCGGTGGCTGCAGGGCTACGCGCTGAAGGAAGTCATCCGCGAATGGGGCCATCTGTATCTGCTGCTCGTCTCGGAGCTCGAGGAGTTCGTCGCCCGCAACCCGGAGGCGGATCGCGAGGCGATGTCGACCGCGCGGTACGCGCTGGCGGTCCTCTCGACGGAAGGGGTGTCCGAGAGCGCCTCGGAATTCGCGCGGATGCATCAGGCGGAGGCCGCGGCCCAGGTGCGCGACCTCGAGACGGGGCTGGAAAACAGCCGGAAGATCCTCCGGGAACAGGCGATGAAGATGCGCGAGGCCGCCCACGACCTGCGGGGAGGATTGGGGATCGTCACCAGCGCCGTCGAGCTGCTGGGACGAGCCGATCTCCCGGCCTCGACGCGGGAACAGTTCTCGAGCATGGTGCAGCGGGCGGTCGATACCCAGGCGAACCTGCTGACCGAGCTGATGGATCTCGCCCGGCTCCAGGCCGGCCAGGAGACGCGTCAAATCGCCCCCTTCGACGCGGCCGCCGAGCTCGCCCGGATCGGCTCGAACGCCCAGGCCGCCGCGCTCGAAAAGGGGCTCTATCTGAGGACGGAAGGACCCGCCTCCCTTCCCGTCGAAGGGGACCGCGTCAAGTTCGGCCGCATCGTCCAGAACCTCCTTCTGAACGCCTTGAAGTACACGAGGCAGGGAGGAGTCACGATCAGCTGGGGGCCGAGCCGGAACAACGACCCGAACCGGTGGACGCTGAGCGTCGAGGATACCGGTCCCGGTTTCCACGCCGGGCCCGGGGGGCCTCTGGCCGGGGCGTTGAAAGACGCGACCGACGATTCCCTCGCGGTGGAGCGCGAGGCGGCCGGTCGGCCGCCCGCTCCCGAGGCCCCGATCGACACCCGCCCGGATCGCCAGCGCAGCGGCGAGGGGATCGGTCTCTCGATCACCAAGAGACTCTGCGAGCTGCTCGACGCGACTCTCGAGCTCGAGAGCCACATCGACAAGGGGACCGTGTTCCGGGTCCTGTTCCCGCGTCGGTACGACGAAAGCTGA